A genomic segment from Luteolibacter ambystomatis encodes:
- a CDS encoding PEP-CTERM sorting domain-containing protein (PEP-CTERM proteins occur, often in large numbers, in the proteomes of bacteria that also encode an exosortase, a predicted intramembrane cysteine proteinase. The presence of a PEP-CTERM domain at a protein's C-terminus predicts cleavage within the sorting domain, followed by covalent anchoring to some some component of the (usually Gram-negative) cell surface. Many PEP-CTERM proteins exhibit an unusual sequence composition that includes large numbers of potential glycosylation sites. Expression of one such protein has been shown restore the ability of a bacterium to form floc, a type of biofilm.), whose product MKPSSLLSPPVLVTLLTAAGLQPLAAVSVWKNSGTTDWFTDSNWFGGIPSTSNTETQMVNGNIAISRTDMGQALSTSIWLGGNGPGSVGTATLSITNGASLATTNGYIGLNNGSNATLNISGTGSALTASSQLYIGMSNGSGTAVMNISQGASVTVSSYLLVGYNATGNGSVNVSGTGSILQANGGINSLGYLGGTGTMTISNGATVKLGSSGNGGLGFGNSNGTGILNIGTGGAAGTLIAYQVASSSTTTGKINFNHNESAYTFSPFIYGNIAVEQKGSGTTTLTAANTYTGGTTITNGKLVANNGTGSATGTGTVLAQANTTLAGNGTISGAVTMLGTFAPGNSVGKLNTGSLTIGSTGTYAWELNNATGTAGTTAGGWDLANVNGTLTFQSGSSLDIISLGTNNLSGQAANFNPLANYLWTIATTTGGVTGVENVTLDTSGFQNTIQGTFALETSGNNLVLRYTAVPEPSAIVALLGGTFITLRRRRQLL is encoded by the coding sequence ATGAAACCATCATCCCTCCTCAGCCCCCCGGTCCTGGTCACCCTCCTCACCGCCGCCGGACTCCAACCGCTGGCCGCCGTCTCCGTCTGGAAAAACAGCGGCACCACCGACTGGTTCACCGATAGCAACTGGTTCGGCGGCATCCCCAGCACCTCGAACACTGAGACGCAGATGGTGAACGGCAACATCGCGATCTCCCGCACCGATATGGGGCAGGCCCTCAGCACCAGCATCTGGCTCGGCGGCAACGGCCCCGGCTCCGTGGGCACCGCCACCCTTTCCATCACCAATGGTGCCAGCCTGGCGACGACCAACGGCTACATCGGCCTCAACAACGGCTCCAATGCCACCCTCAATATCAGCGGCACCGGTTCCGCCCTGACCGCCAGCTCCCAGCTCTACATCGGCATGTCCAACGGCTCCGGAACAGCCGTCATGAACATCAGCCAGGGAGCCTCGGTCACCGTCAGCAGTTATCTCCTCGTCGGCTACAACGCCACCGGGAACGGCTCCGTCAATGTCTCCGGCACCGGCTCCATCCTGCAAGCCAACGGCGGCATCAACTCCCTCGGCTACCTCGGCGGCACCGGCACCATGACCATCTCGAATGGAGCGACCGTGAAGCTCGGCTCCTCCGGGAACGGTGGCCTGGGCTTCGGCAATTCCAACGGCACCGGCATCCTCAACATCGGCACCGGTGGAGCCGCGGGCACGCTGATCGCCTACCAGGTCGCCAGCTCCAGCACCACCACCGGCAAGATCAATTTCAACCACAACGAATCCGCCTACACCTTCTCCCCGTTCATCTACGGCAACATCGCCGTGGAGCAGAAGGGCAGCGGCACCACCACCCTCACCGCCGCCAATACCTACACCGGCGGCACCACGATCACCAACGGGAAGCTGGTGGCCAACAACGGCACCGGCAGCGCCACCGGCACCGGCACGGTGCTCGCCCAGGCGAACACCACGCTCGCGGGCAATGGCACCATCAGCGGTGCGGTCACCATGCTCGGCACCTTCGCGCCGGGCAACTCCGTCGGCAAACTCAACACCGGCAGTCTCACCATCGGCTCGACCGGCACCTACGCATGGGAACTGAACAACGCCACCGGCACCGCGGGCACCACCGCCGGAGGCTGGGATCTCGCCAACGTCAATGGCACGCTCACGTTCCAATCCGGCTCATCGCTGGACATCATCAGCCTCGGCACCAACAACCTCTCCGGCCAGGCCGCCAACTTCAATCCGCTGGCCAACTACCTCTGGACCATCGCCACCACCACCGGCGGCGTCACCGGCGTGGAGAATGTCACGCTCGATACCAGCGGCTTCCAGAACACCATCCAGGG